From the Gasterosteus aculeatus chromosome 13, fGasAcu3.hap1.1, whole genome shotgun sequence genome, one window contains:
- the LOC120830974 gene encoding uncharacterized protein LOC120830974 — MSSGGVGYEPRFHRVQDPHYDQVPDGSSWHDPDLPMPPGPLHEIAPAVSLDPLPPPPLPEQPAVGDESLYPPSDDEPVDGDCDAMDIKPVRRFIPTSLKNFFRGNSGKSVSNHWAVPPPPLPAPYSTAPSSTKNASCRTTAGVPCSPPNSAPPSPSLLGSNRDPYGGSGYSYTSQKERDGLPLGSEALTSVSAVPTNLSALTYHERVEEYHLRYAYMKSWAGLLRILGCVELLMGAAVFACVCAYVHKDNEWFNMYGYSQPGLGGSVGGYGGDPYTGPKTPFVLVVAGLAWIVTVILVVLGMSLYYRTILLDSSWWPLTECAINLVLGILYLTAGILYVRDTTRGGLCNFPVFNNGLNGAFCRTEAGQTAAIVFLFITMVLYFIGAGVCLKLWRHEASRMRKEGLAYESKTIGSSLPLSIPGPSSRVSERTPLPTLQPDIMDSTNYSAAAPLMALEPEILRGHIPAGHIPKPVIIADYVAKYPSIRSDEERDQYKAVFNDQYAEYKELHAEVQAMAKRFEEMDEMIQNLPPRPSSQMEKERISAILSEYQRKKADPTYLEKRERCDYLKNKLSYIKQRIQEYNKVPDSRPRRSLVGIARSSQQLFKLQLDFSMPNNKKRSPTHHGGNHHSSRPRHSELVYNPAFSSYQGERMLHFYRWTSPPGVMKILCLIIIVLCVAVFACVASTLAWDYDIDSIGLGGGAGLIPGYGGSSGGSYGGGFGGSYGGGAGGSYGGGAGGSYGGGAGGYGETELSPAAAKGFLIAMAAITFIAALIIFVLVISRQNAARSPKFYLATIIICAILAFLMIIATIVYLVSVNPTAQSTGSVYYSQVQQLCSQYQTQSQAQGIFLNQYLYHYCVVEPQEVIAIVLAILVFVALIILLVFAVKTRTNIRRWGQDRILWDELTVVNNGLQNSVGDWVSKVSGNPEVLLNGANHGGRGSRDYVDQLDHSKPLYLPGDSDISSSVGGPKPRLRDYDTAVESGDDLEEEDFNVLFPPIVDEQERLNYKREFDLEHQEYKSLQAELEGINQDLADLDRELDRHPEGSAPYLDALDKHSRLKNLKKSPHYQVKKNRCKYLRSKLSHIKRRISNYDRRP; from the exons ATGTCTTCAGGAGGGGTTGGTTATGAGCCCAGGTTCCACCGGGTACAAGATCCACACTATGACCAGGTCCCCGACGGCTCCTCATGGCACGACCCGGATCTTCCTATGCCTCCGGGTCCCTTGCATGAAATAGCACCCGCTGTGAGCTtggaccccctccctcctccccctctaccTGAGCAGCCTGCTGTTGGGGATGAATCCTTGTACCCCCCCAGCGACGATGAGCCAGTGGACGGTGACTGTGATGCCATGGACATTAAACCAGTCCGTCGCTTCATACCCACCTCCCTCAAGAACTTCTTCCGTGGCAATAGTGGTAAAAGTGTCAGCAACCATTGGGCCGTCCCTCCCCCGCCTTTACCGGCCCCTTACTCCACCGCCCCCTCATCCACTAAGAATGCCAGCTGCCGGACCACAGCAGGAGTCCCGTGCTCACCACCCAactccgcccctccctctccgtccctGCTAGGGTCCAACCGGGACCCCTACGGCGGCTCTGGCTACAGCTACACCTCTCAGAAGGAGCGCGACGGGTTGCCGCTGGGTAGCGAAGCCCTCACCTCCGTATCGGCAGTGCCCACCAATCTGTCGGCCCTGACTTACCACGAGCGGGTGGAGGAGTACCACCTGCGCTACGCCTACATGAAGTCCTGGGCCGGCCTGCTGAGGATCCTGGGCTGTGTGGAGCTGCTGATGGGAGCTGCAGTGTTCGCCTGCGTCTGTGCTTATGTTCATAAGGACAACGAGTGGTTCAATATGTATGGGTACTCCCAGCCGGGGCTCGGTGGAAGTGTCGGCGGATATGGGGGCGACCCCTACACGGGCCCCAAGACCCCGTTCGTCCTTGTGGTGGCTGGTCTTGCATGGATAGTGACCGTTATCCTGGTCGTTCTCGGCATGAGCTTGTATTACAGAACCATCCTTCTAGACTCTTCTTGGTGGCCCCTCACCGAGTGTGCCATCAATCTGGTCTTGGGGATTCTGTATTTAACAGCAGGAATATTGTATGTGAGGGACACCAcgcggggggggctgtgcaACTTCCCGGTCTTCAATAACGGATTAAATGGGGCATTTTGTCGCACAGAGGCTGGCCAGACAGCAGccatcgtcttcctcttcatcaccatGGTGCTCTACTTCATTGGTGCAGGAGTGTGTCTGAAGCTGTGGAGGCATGAAGCGTCCAGGATGAGGAAGGAGGGGCTGGCATATGAG AGCAAAACCATTGGATCGTCGCTCCCTCTGTCTATC CCGGGTCCATCCTCCAGGGTCTCTGAGCGGACCCCTCTGCCCACTCTCCAGCCAGACATCATGGACTCCACCAACtactctgcagctgctcctctgatGGCACTGGAGCCTGAGATTCTCAGAGGCCACATACCAGCCGGACACATCCCCAAACCTGTCATCATAGCCGACTATGTGGC AAAGTACCCCAGCATCCGCTCAGACGAGGAGAGGGACCAGTACAAGGCTGTGTTCAATGACCAGTACGCCGAGTACAAGGAGCTGCATGCTGAGGTCCAGGCCATGGCCAAGAGGTTTGAAGAGATGGACGAGATGATACAGAATCTTCCCCCCCGGCCTTCCAGCCAAATG GAGAAGGAGCGGATCAGCGCCATTTTATCTGAATACCAAAGGAAGAAAGCT GATCCAACGTATttggaaaaaagggagagatgCGACTACCTGAAGAACAAGCTCTCTTACATCAAGCAGAGGATTCAGGAGTACAACAAGGTCCCGGAC TCGCGTCCGCGTCGCAGTCTCGTCGGGATCGCGCGCTCATCACAGCAG ctTTTCAAGCTCCAGTTGGATTTCAGTATGCCGAACAACAAAAAGAGATCCCCGACGCACCATGGGGGCAACCA CCACAGCAGCAGACCCAGGCACAGTGAGCTCGTGTACAACCCAGCGTTTTCCTCCTACCAGGGAGAGAGGATGCTTCACTTCTACCGCTGGACGTCACCACCTGGAGTAATGAAGATATTGTGTCTCATCATCATCGTCCTGTGCGTGGCCGTGTTTGCTTGTGTGGCCTCCACATTGGCCTGGGACTACGACATCGACTCCATAGGTTTGGGAGGTGGCGCTGGCTTGATACCAGGTTATGGCGGCTCATCGGGTGGCTCATATGGCGGCGGTTTTGGCGGCTCATATGGAGGCGGCGCTGGTGGCTCCTATGGAGGCGGCGCTGGTGGCTCTTATGGAGGAGGCGCTGGTGGCTATGGCGAAACAGAACTGAGTCCTGCGGCCGCCAAAGGCTTCCTCATCGCCATGGCTGCCATAACCTTCATAGCTGCGCTCATCATATTCGTGTTGGTCATTTCGAGGCAAAATGCGGCCCGCTCACCAAAGTTCTACCTAGCAACCATCATCatctgtgccatcttggcatttcTGATGATCATCGCCACGATTGTGTACCTGGTGTCGGTGAACCCTACAGCCCAGTCCACAGGGTCCGTCTACTACAGCCAGGTCCAGCAACTGTGTTCCCAGTATCAGACCCAGAGCCAGGCCCAGGGTATCTTCCTCAACCAGTACCTCTACCATTACTGTGTGGTGGAGCCGCAGGAG GTCATAGCTATTGTCCTTGCCATCCTGGTGTTTGTTGCCCTCATCATCCTGCTGGTGTTTGCAGTAAAGACTCGCACCAACATCAGGCGCTGGGGGCAGGATCGCATACTCTGGGATGAATTGACGGTTGTCAATAATGGTCTCCAAAACAGTGTCGGGGattgg GTGAGCAAAGTGTCAGGTAACCCAGAGGTGCTGCTGAATGGGGCTAATCACGGAGGGAGGGGGTCCAGGGACTATGTGGACCAGCTGGACCACAGCAAGCCTCTCTACCTGCCAGG CGACTCGGACATCAGCAGCTCTGTGGGAGGCCCCAAGCCCCGGCTGAGAGACTACGACACTGCTGTGGAGTCTGGAGatgacctggaggaggaggacttcaATGT TTTGTTTCCACCCATTGTGGATGAGCAAGAGCGTCTGAACTACAAACGTGAGTTTGACCTGGAACATCAGGAGTACAAGAGCCTGCAGGCCGAGCTGGAAGGCATCAACCAGGACCTGGCTGACCTGGACCGGGAGCTGGACCGGCACCCCGAGGGCAGTGCCCCGTACCTG GACGCCTTGGACAAACACAGCAGGCTGAAGAATCTCAAGAAG TCCCCACATTACCAGGTTAAGAAGAACAGGTGTAAATATCTCCGGTCCAAACTGTCCCACATCAAAAGGAGGATCAGCAACTACGACCGCCGGCCATGA